A window of Cryptomeria japonica chromosome 3, Sugi_1.0, whole genome shotgun sequence contains these coding sequences:
- the LOC131054184 gene encoding germin-like protein 1-1: MANHMIFFTLGLYLLICCYTHNVMAYDPDPLQDFCVADKQSTVKVNGFVCKDPKVVSADDFFFAGLGKAGNTMNAVGSNVTAANVMQIPGLNTMGISLVRIDYAVGGINPPHTHPRATEVLFLMEGTLFVGFIDTANKFFSKTLEKGDVFVFPKALVHFQQNVGKENAVVIAALSSQLPGVQVIANSLFAANPPIPDSVLSKAFRITQQIVDFIKGKFV; encoded by the exons ATGGCTAATCACATGATTTTCTTCACGCTGGGACTTTATCTGCTGATATGTTGTTACACCCACAATGTTATGGCATATGATCCCGATCCCTTGCAAGATTTCTGCGTTGCAGACAAGCAAAGCACAG TTAAAGTGAATGGGTTCGTGTGCAAAGACCCAAAAGTGGTTTCAGCAGACGACTTCTTCTTTGCTGGACTTGGGAAAGCAGGCAATACAATGAATGCCGTAGGATCCAACGTAACAGCGGCAAACGTTATGCAGATACCAGGCCTTAATACGATGGGTATATCGTTGGTCCGCATCGATTACGCAgtgggtggaataaatcctcctcacacACACCCAAGAGCCACTGAAGTGCTTTTTCTTATGGAAGGTACGCTTTTTGTTGGGTTTATTGATACCGCTAACAAGTTTTTCTCCAAGACGttggagaagggagatgtgtttgtgtttccCAAGGCGCTGGTGCATTTTCAGCAGAATGTGGGGAAAGAAAATGCAGTGGTGATCGCTGCATTGAGCAGCCAGTTGCCTGGAGTTCAGGTCATTGCCAATTCTCTCTTTGCAGCGAATCCTCCTATTCCGGATTCCGTATTGAGCAAGGCTTTCCGGATCACACAACAGATTGTAGATTTCATTAAGGGTAAATTTGTGTAG